Proteins found in one Nocardia brasiliensis ATCC 700358 genomic segment:
- a CDS encoding dihydrodipicolinate synthase family protein → MKHIRAASITSLTTGLWYEAEVITSPIVAVTTPFQLDGRIDLPALGDYLDLLAAAGIRTILVNGTTAEFASLTSAERRRIVEYARGRWAGELIAHVGSPAIAEAEELADHAAQHCDRLAAISPYFFADAPEAGVEHYFAQLLEATTHPVLLYNFPRHTQNPLSPALVARLAGRYPHVCGIKDSGMDLAVTREFKTRSPRLAVFAGNDRVGAGLSELGIDGVVTGAGGPVAELPVAIAAASRAGLSDRTMALQRSFDDYTDTRKSFPLSDIAFAKAAVAERIPGFPTRVRSPLIGATVEQVARIGGFIRDRMLDVIDHL, encoded by the coding sequence ATGAAGCACATACGGGCGGCGTCGATAACGTCGCTCACGACAGGCCTCTGGTACGAAGCTGAGGTGATCACTTCACCGATCGTGGCCGTGACGACACCGTTCCAACTCGACGGTCGTATCGATCTCCCAGCGTTGGGCGACTATCTCGACCTACTCGCTGCCGCGGGTATACGGACGATCCTGGTGAACGGGACCACAGCGGAGTTCGCGAGCCTCACCAGCGCAGAGCGGCGCCGTATCGTCGAATACGCCCGCGGCCGGTGGGCAGGTGAACTGATCGCCCATGTCGGATCGCCGGCGATCGCTGAGGCGGAGGAATTGGCCGACCATGCTGCGCAGCACTGTGATCGCCTCGCCGCGATCAGTCCCTACTTCTTCGCCGATGCACCCGAGGCCGGCGTCGAGCACTACTTCGCTCAGTTGCTCGAAGCCACAACGCATCCGGTGCTGCTCTACAACTTCCCTCGCCACACCCAGAACCCTCTAAGTCCCGCGCTCGTCGCTCGCCTGGCCGGCCGATATCCGCATGTGTGCGGGATCAAGGACTCCGGCATGGACTTGGCGGTGACCCGGGAGTTCAAGACGCGCAGTCCGCGGCTGGCGGTATTCGCCGGCAACGACCGAGTAGGGGCAGGATTGTCCGAACTCGGTATCGATGGTGTCGTCACCGGAGCCGGTGGCCCGGTCGCCGAACTACCCGTCGCAATCGCCGCCGCATCCCGCGCAGGTCTGTCAGACCGCACGATGGCGCTGCAGCGCAGCTTCGACGACTACACCGACACCCGGAAGTCGTTTCCTCTCTCCGACATCGCCTTTGCGAAAGCCGCCGTAGCAGAACGCATCCCCGGATTTCCAACACGCGTCCGGTCACCACTGATCGGCGCCACTGTTGAGCAGGTGGCGCGGATCGGCGGGTTCATACGAGACCGCATGCTCGACGTCATCGACCACCTCTGA
- a CDS encoding glycosyltransferase family 2 protein: protein MPARDEKSVGLVLVTYGSSEDLPPFLESLPSSVGPLSLRVVAVDNASTDDGPEILEAFGATVVRNPVNVGLTRAINQGARELDTEWLLIANPDTRMTPGAIAALVETARSDDRIGVIGPRVSRLDGSAYPTGRRFPSIGVGIAHALLGSVWPANPATRAYFGNPVTSVSDVDWISGCFMLFRREAFDAVGGYDERYFMYFEETKIALDLHRAGWRVVLDPGVEILHREGGSTRHAPFRKVRNHHRSALRFYIDYNRRSPWIVLTPLVALGLIGRGAVSVLRTALSRGR, encoded by the coding sequence ATGCCCGCACGTGATGAGAAGTCGGTCGGTCTTGTCCTGGTGACTTATGGCAGCAGTGAGGATCTTCCGCCGTTCCTGGAATCGCTGCCGTCCTCGGTGGGGCCGCTATCACTGCGGGTCGTTGCGGTCGATAACGCGTCGACCGATGACGGGCCCGAGATCCTCGAAGCGTTCGGGGCGACGGTCGTCCGGAACCCGGTCAATGTCGGGTTGACTCGTGCGATCAATCAGGGTGCCCGCGAGTTGGATACCGAGTGGTTGTTGATTGCGAATCCGGACACGCGGATGACGCCTGGGGCGATCGCGGCGTTGGTCGAGACGGCGCGTTCTGATGACCGGATCGGGGTGATCGGTCCACGGGTGTCGCGGTTGGATGGTTCTGCGTATCCGACCGGTCGCCGCTTCCCCTCGATCGGCGTCGGGATCGCCCATGCCCTGCTGGGGTCGGTGTGGCCCGCGAATCCCGCGACCCGTGCCTACTTCGGTAATCCCGTGACCTCGGTGAGTGATGTTGACTGGATCTCGGGTTGCTTCATGTTGTTTCGGCGAGAGGCGTTCGATGCCGTCGGCGGCTACGACGAGCGCTACTTCATGTATTTCGAAGAAACCAAGATCGCGCTGGACTTGCACCGCGCCGGGTGGCGGGTGGTCCTCGATCCTGGCGTGGAGATCTTGCATCGCGAGGGCGGCAGTACCCGCCACGCGCCGTTCCGGAAGGTGCGTAACCACCACCGCAGCGCGTTGCGGTTCTACATCGACTACAACCGGCGCAGCCCATGGATCGTGCTGACACCTCTGGTGGCGCTCGGCCTGATCGGACGTGGCGCGGTCTCGGTGTTGCGGACCGCGTTGTCGCGCGGGCGCTGA
- a CDS encoding ISL3 family transposase translates to MTSAGRRVNLDVRTRDDTAACPDCGTVSRRVHSRYRRRLSDTAITGREVVIRLQVRRLFCGNPDCGRRTFAEQVPGLAERHARRTSLLQRVLRAVALALGGRAGARMTGHLAATVSRMTLLRQIRALPDPDHATPRVLGVDDFALRRGHHYGTILIDIETRRPVEVLQDRTADTLAAWLRAHSGVEIVCRDRAGAHADGIAAGAPHALQVADRWHIWHNLGEAVERVVAHHRACLEIANSAQLQGDSKAMPPLGTEVAPAPEPAAPPEHRADKWAVRARERHTAVHTLLAEGVSLLQIGTRLGLARGTVRRFARAATVERLLVNNGTGRRPGILDEFKPYLHQRWNEGCTNATELFREIQPLGYRGSVKVLLNYLQPFRVAGQARPPARKPPSVRRVTGWIMSNPSRLDPAHRQQLDAILDASPELTTLVGHVRAFAAIMTELRGRELEKWMTAVDADDLPALHSFVRGLRRDHDAVTAGLTLPWSSGPVEGHVNRIKMIKSELSGRLAGRTGVLSR, encoded by the coding sequence ATGACCTCGGCCGGTCGGCGGGTGAACCTCGACGTGCGTACTCGCGACGACACGGCCGCCTGCCCGGACTGCGGAACGGTCTCGCGTCGGGTGCATAGTCGCTACCGGCGGCGGTTGTCCGACACGGCGATCACCGGCCGGGAGGTGGTGATCCGGCTGCAGGTGAGGCGATTGTTCTGTGGCAACCCTGATTGCGGGAGAAGGACTTTCGCTGAACAGGTGCCTGGGTTGGCGGAACGTCACGCCCGGCGCACGAGTCTTCTGCAACGTGTGCTGCGCGCGGTCGCGCTGGCGTTGGGTGGTCGTGCGGGAGCCCGGATGACCGGACATCTGGCGGCCACGGTCAGCCGGATGACTCTGCTACGGCAGATCCGGGCACTGCCGGATCCCGACCACGCGACACCGCGGGTACTCGGGGTCGACGACTTCGCGCTGCGCCGCGGTCACCACTACGGCACGATCCTGATCGATATCGAAACCCGGAGACCGGTCGAGGTGCTTCAAGACCGAACCGCCGACACTCTCGCCGCCTGGCTGCGTGCCCATTCCGGCGTCGAGATCGTCTGCCGCGACCGCGCCGGCGCCCATGCCGACGGCATCGCCGCCGGAGCGCCACATGCCCTGCAAGTCGCGGACCGCTGGCATATCTGGCACAACCTCGGCGAGGCCGTCGAACGAGTGGTCGCTCATCATCGAGCATGCCTTGAGATCGCCAATAGTGCACAGCTCCAAGGTGATTCGAAGGCTATGCCCCCGCTCGGCACGGAAGTGGCGCCCGCCCCCGAACCTGCCGCGCCACCGGAACACAGAGCCGACAAGTGGGCTGTCCGGGCCCGCGAACGCCACACAGCCGTCCATACTCTGCTCGCCGAAGGCGTCAGCCTGCTGCAGATCGGCACCAGACTCGGGCTTGCCCGTGGCACCGTCCGCCGCTTCGCGCGCGCCGCCACCGTCGAAAGGTTGCTCGTCAACAACGGGACAGGGCGGCGGCCCGGCATCCTCGATGAGTTCAAGCCCTACCTGCATCAACGCTGGAATGAGGGCTGCACCAACGCAACCGAGCTGTTCCGGGAGATCCAACCACTCGGCTACCGCGGCAGCGTGAAAGTCCTGCTCAACTACCTGCAACCCTTCCGCGTCGCCGGGCAGGCTCGCCCGCCGGCCCGTAAACCACCCTCGGTCCGCCGTGTCACCGGCTGGATCATGAGCAACCCCTCACGACTCGATCCAGCACATCGCCAACAGCTCGACGCCATCCTCGACGCCAGCCCGGAACTGACCACTCTGGTCGGCCACGTCCGAGCCTTCGCTGCCATCATGACCGAACTACGCGGCCGTGAACTGGAGAAATGGATGACCGCCGTCGACGCCGACGACCTGCCCGCCTTGCACTCGTTCGTCCGCGGCCTGCGCCGCGACCACGACGCCGTCACCGCCGGACTCACCCTACCCTGGAGCAGCGGGCCAGTCGAAGGACACGTCAACCGGATCAAGATGATCAAAAGCGAGCTTAGTGGACGACTAGCCGGCAGAACCGGAGTTTTGAGCAGGTAG
- a CDS encoding PIN domain-containing protein, whose product MTLVVVDTNILCSSPWLRRRDWVSLLENREAWGVKVVVPEVVFMETVNVVRRAWALESAKLESVKARLFGLKEQQQAMVDEIARRSEGYEQWLRVHLDEVGVPIVPTPPFGWLEVARRASERRAPYCEKEVDGLRDTLIWLAVMSVAEENADEKVWFVSDNHRDFGEVGTGISPKDACPFPLHPHLVDDLDGKELSGRVEYVVKMDRLVRKFESLFAPINEAELTRLTSEFDLDVLADLLVGSFAGFDVDPERAALPLQTVAATVVDAERSIEGWQFSDGAGRGEAGWTARFSVTSEVDVALLGDGLRTSTITKQLRVSGDILVSPDGEIENAVVTSVEALPDDPMRARWKRRAERAAMSDLFDQLAASGKLQGPMANIAAEYAASDLFKNSIADAAARFAAPDMFWSPIGDIAAQYAASGLFKNSIAEAARFAAPDMFWSPIGDIAAQYAASGLFKNSIADAAKRAARDPETATTESAEDNEPEETPEPHED is encoded by the coding sequence ATGACCTTGGTTGTGGTTGACACCAACATCCTTTGCAGCTCGCCATGGCTTCGTCGGCGGGATTGGGTTTCCCTGTTGGAGAACCGGGAGGCATGGGGGGTGAAGGTTGTGGTGCCCGAGGTCGTGTTCATGGAGACGGTGAACGTGGTGCGCCGGGCCTGGGCACTGGAGTCCGCAAAGCTGGAGAGCGTGAAGGCTCGGTTGTTCGGGCTGAAGGAACAACAGCAGGCGATGGTCGATGAGATCGCCCGGCGCTCAGAGGGATATGAGCAGTGGCTTCGTGTTCACCTGGACGAGGTTGGGGTGCCCATCGTGCCGACTCCGCCGTTCGGTTGGCTCGAGGTTGCTCGCCGAGCCTCGGAGCGCCGTGCGCCGTATTGCGAGAAGGAAGTCGACGGGCTTCGGGACACACTTATCTGGTTGGCGGTGATGTCGGTGGCCGAGGAGAACGCGGACGAGAAGGTGTGGTTCGTCAGCGACAACCATCGCGATTTCGGCGAGGTCGGCACTGGCATCAGCCCGAAAGACGCGTGCCCGTTCCCGCTGCATCCTCACCTGGTTGACGATCTCGACGGTAAGGAGCTGTCGGGGCGGGTTGAGTATGTCGTCAAGATGGATCGGCTGGTCCGGAAGTTCGAGTCGTTGTTCGCGCCGATCAATGAGGCCGAACTGACGCGCCTGACCAGTGAGTTCGATCTGGATGTTCTCGCGGATCTTCTCGTAGGCTCATTCGCTGGTTTCGACGTGGACCCGGAGCGTGCCGCATTGCCATTACAGACCGTGGCCGCGACGGTGGTGGACGCGGAGAGGTCGATCGAGGGGTGGCAGTTCAGCGATGGTGCCGGCCGCGGGGAAGCTGGGTGGACGGCGCGGTTTTCGGTAACCTCCGAGGTCGACGTCGCGTTGTTGGGCGACGGGTTGCGCACCAGCACGATCACGAAACAACTGCGAGTGTCTGGTGACATCCTGGTCTCACCGGATGGGGAGATCGAGAATGCCGTGGTGACGTCGGTCGAGGCATTGCCCGATGATCCGATGCGCGCTCGTTGGAAGCGCCGCGCTGAACGGGCGGCGATGTCGGACCTGTTCGACCAGCTCGCAGCGTCGGGCAAACTGCAAGGCCCGATGGCCAATATCGCCGCAGAGTATGCGGCTTCGGACTTATTCAAGAACTCGATCGCCGACGCGGCCGCCCGATTCGCGGCTCCAGACATGTTCTGGAGCCCGATCGGCGATATAGCCGCCCAATATGCGGCTTCGGGCCTGTTCAAGAACTCGATCGCCGAGGCCGCCCGATTCGCGGCTCCAGACATGTTCTGGAGCCCGATCGGCGACATAGCCGCCCAATATGCGGCTTCGGGCCTGTTCAAGAATTCGATCGCCGATGCAGCCAAAAGAGCCGCGAGAGATCCCGAAACAGCGACGACAGAGTCCGCCGAGGACAATGAGCCGGAGGAGACGCCCGAGCCGCACGAGGACTGA
- a CDS encoding radical SAM protein, translated as MDLTHPSAPVRLNLDTTRRCQLSCWYCHSSSGPDYRGPEIDPTCIPDILEAADRHRIFEITITGGEPTMWPGLIPMLEQSTRLRFSSLLLITNAFATPAKLLRTIESANLSRICVSLDGIGARHDRNRGHGAYERTLHGIGELRKVHDNIAVISVVDATNHTRWPELTRVLADLGVSAHHLTPVCTAGHAITDYRGLDARQFADVHALTEQIATEVPEIAVLFNDELVHPLATRTMGIHQFTENWKGWHRIVRPDGEVRTQIRAWGRTWRAEETIGNLNRHTLTHILDQPAQQVSAFTRTEEVARKFQLGADAGLILTDLSDITAIEHGQAATPTAQLTDEIPVPTPLGIAVNDLGRRIRQAPESFRIRHEQGFALLFNTRSHELHVLTDHENRSLEPALMEVAA; from the coding sequence CGGCGTTGCCAGCTGAGTTGCTGGTATTGCCACTCCTCATCCGGCCCCGACTACCGTGGCCCAGAAATCGACCCAACCTGTATTCCGGACATCCTCGAGGCCGCGGACCGGCATCGGATCTTCGAAATCACCATTACCGGCGGTGAGCCCACGATGTGGCCGGGCCTGATACCGATGCTCGAACAATCGACTCGTTTGAGGTTTTCGAGCCTGCTGCTGATCACCAACGCTTTCGCGACACCCGCGAAGCTGCTGCGCACCATAGAGTCGGCGAACCTGTCGCGAATCTGCGTGAGCCTCGACGGCATCGGTGCACGCCACGACCGCAACCGCGGGCACGGAGCCTACGAGCGGACCCTGCACGGTATCGGTGAACTGCGCAAGGTCCACGACAACATCGCGGTCATCTCCGTCGTCGATGCGACCAACCACACGCGATGGCCTGAACTTACCCGCGTACTGGCTGATCTGGGCGTGAGCGCACACCATCTGACACCGGTCTGCACGGCCGGGCACGCGATCACCGACTATCGAGGACTGGACGCCCGGCAATTCGCCGACGTGCACGCGCTGACCGAGCAGATCGCCACCGAGGTCCCCGAGATCGCGGTGCTGTTCAACGACGAACTGGTACACCCGCTAGCGACTCGCACCATGGGCATCCACCAGTTCACCGAGAACTGGAAGGGCTGGCATCGCATCGTGCGCCCCGACGGCGAGGTCCGTACCCAGATCCGCGCATGGGGCCGTACCTGGCGTGCCGAGGAGACCATCGGCAACCTCAACCGTCACACACTGACCCATATCCTCGATCAACCAGCACAGCAGGTTTCTGCGTTCACCCGAACCGAAGAGGTCGCCCGCAAATTCCAACTCGGTGCCGACGCCGGTCTGATCCTTACCGACCTGAGCGACATCACAGCCATCGAACACGGCCAGGCGGCTACACCCACTGCGCAACTCACCGACGAGATCCCCGTGCCTACGCCACTGGGCATCGCCGTCAATGACTTGGGCCGCCGAATCCGCCAGGCACCAGAGAGCTTCCGGATCCGGCACGAACAGGGCTTCGCGTTGCTGTTCAACACACGCAGCCACGAACTGCATGTACTCACCGACCACGAGAACCGCTCACTGGAGCCCGCACTGATGGAGGTCGCGGCATGA
- a CDS encoding dTDP-glucose 4,6-dehydratase, with the protein MRVLVTGGAGFLGVHVVEQLLHQRKVAAVTVLDNCRHTAIPQALPASQRVTVVDGTVLDAGLVTELVTECEVVIHLAAETFVDASIADDELFVETNITGTAVLLRALRALGGRRLLHASTDEVFGEANAEPFTEATAYRPRNPYAATKAAADHLVRAYTTTHDLDATICHFSNLFGRWQYPEKLIPATVTRLLGGEPAQIYGSGQQSRTWLHVTDAAAGLLAALEHGAAGQSYLIGGDHELTTLEVVGRIAEHLDITVEDAASFVADRPGHDHRYWTDTSKARLELGWKPATTFDDGLADTVTWMSTHQGWWRQ; encoded by the coding sequence ATGAGAGTGCTGGTCACCGGCGGTGCCGGATTCCTCGGTGTGCACGTGGTGGAACAGCTCCTGCACCAGCGCAAGGTCGCGGCCGTGACGGTGCTCGACAATTGTCGCCACACCGCGATACCGCAAGCTCTGCCGGCCTCGCAGCGAGTCACCGTCGTCGACGGAACCGTGCTCGACGCCGGATTGGTCACCGAACTCGTCACCGAGTGCGAAGTCGTGATCCACCTTGCCGCAGAAACATTCGTCGATGCCTCTATCGCCGATGACGAACTATTCGTCGAAACCAACATCACCGGCACGGCGGTGCTCCTGCGCGCGCTGAGAGCTCTCGGCGGCCGACGGCTACTGCACGCCTCGACCGACGAGGTGTTCGGCGAAGCGAACGCCGAACCGTTCACCGAGGCGACCGCGTACCGGCCACGCAACCCCTACGCCGCCACCAAGGCCGCCGCGGACCATCTCGTGCGCGCCTACACCACTACCCACGACCTCGACGCCACGATCTGCCACTTCAGCAACCTGTTCGGTCGCTGGCAATACCCCGAGAAGCTCATCCCCGCCACCGTGACCCGGCTGCTGGGCGGCGAACCCGCCCAGATATACGGCAGCGGGCAGCAATCGCGCACCTGGCTCCACGTCACCGACGCCGCCGCAGGGCTTCTCGCCGCACTCGAGCACGGCGCCGCAGGCCAGTCGTATTTGATCGGGGGAGACCACGAACTGACCACGCTCGAGGTCGTCGGCCGCATCGCCGAACACCTGGACATCACCGTCGAGGACGCCGCCAGCTTCGTCGCCGACCGGCCCGGCCACGACCACCGCTACTGGACAGATACGAGCAAGGCTCGCCTCGAACTCGGCTGGAAACCAGCGACGACCTTCGATGACGGCCTCGCAGACACCGTGACCTGGATGAGCACACACCAAGGATGGTGGCGACAGTGA
- a CDS encoding AAA family ATPase — MRSDQGSEPPVLDGQVVTELASAAAALPDPGLVVVCGFPASGKSTAANWYAAQRGAVVLDKDAFVPRLECDVMTRLTGDPYDRDSEVYRSVVSPGIYEGLTRTGFRIGTAHNVVLDGPFLSVIRAASAANRSLAQQLRVITEVSDAVAVQTIWIDSSAALIRARMLSRGAERDAPKLADWDAYRKDVLDSGIREIAHRVVDIVIAN, encoded by the coding sequence GTGCGCAGTGACCAGGGATCGGAACCGCCGGTGCTGGATGGGCAGGTGGTCACCGAATTGGCCTCGGCGGCAGCAGCACTGCCCGACCCTGGCCTGGTTGTGGTGTGTGGCTTCCCGGCCTCGGGGAAGTCGACGGCGGCGAACTGGTATGCGGCGCAGCGGGGTGCGGTCGTGTTGGACAAAGACGCCTTCGTTCCGCGGCTCGAGTGTGATGTGATGACCAGGCTGACCGGTGACCCCTACGATCGCGACAGCGAGGTGTATCGGTCGGTGGTTTCCCCGGGAATCTATGAGGGGCTTACCCGCACGGGATTTCGGATCGGCACTGCGCACAATGTCGTGCTCGATGGCCCGTTTCTGTCGGTGATCCGCGCCGCTTCCGCGGCGAACCGGTCGTTGGCGCAGCAGTTGCGGGTTATCACGGAGGTGTCGGATGCTGTTGCGGTACAGACGATCTGGATTGACAGCTCCGCCGCGCTGATCCGTGCTCGGATGCTGTCTCGTGGCGCCGAACGCGACGCTCCCAAGCTCGCGGACTGGGACGCCTACCGAAAAGATGTGCTCGACAGCGGAATACGCGAGATCGCCCACCGTGTCGTCGACATCGTCATCGCCAACTGA
- a CDS encoding class I SAM-dependent methyltransferase, with amino-acid sequence MVATVKDKNAFRAAYNDGSVLGTKTDIHSRYSSIPIDLHAAITTRCGLPNELALLDIGCGTGHLLEHIAALGHRGRLFGLDLVRPPIRDTPSKRYAAGDAEYLPFPNDTFDIITCLHTLGHLGDIPAAMNEARRVLRHHGMYVATANSLYAYPHTHRYRCRIHDEFGWGEPKFTTTHVNAENLEQTLALHWHVLSVDFLVGELRIPVEEYADYFAANIPTWDHTPTASEQEKILQQINQWAREDQRDGYIVEPKRVAVAVCTDNQ; translated from the coding sequence ATGGTGGCGACAGTGAAGGACAAGAACGCATTCCGCGCCGCCTACAACGACGGCAGCGTCCTGGGTACGAAGACCGACATCCACTCCCGCTACAGCAGCATCCCGATCGACCTGCACGCCGCGATCACCACACGCTGCGGCCTGCCGAACGAACTCGCCCTGCTCGACATCGGCTGCGGCACAGGACATCTACTCGAGCACATCGCCGCCCTCGGGCACCGCGGCCGGCTCTTCGGCCTCGACCTTGTACGCCCGCCGATCCGCGACACCCCCAGCAAGCGCTACGCCGCAGGCGACGCCGAATACCTGCCCTTCCCTAACGACACCTTCGACATCATCACCTGCCTGCACACCCTGGGCCACCTCGGCGACATACCCGCCGCGATGAACGAGGCACGACGTGTCCTTCGCCACCACGGAATGTATGTAGCCACCGCCAACTCCCTCTACGCCTACCCGCACACCCACCGGTACCGGTGCCGAATCCACGACGAATTCGGTTGGGGCGAACCAAAGTTCACCACCACCCACGTCAACGCGGAAAACCTCGAACAGACCCTCGCACTGCACTGGCATGTACTCAGCGTCGATTTCCTCGTCGGCGAACTACGCATCCCGGTCGAGGAGTACGCCGACTACTTCGCCGCCAACATCCCCACCTGGGACCACACCCCCACCGCATCCGAGCAGGAGAAGATCCTCCAGCAGATCAACCAGTGGGCGCGCGAAGACCAACGTGACGGCTACATCGTCGAACCCAAACGAGTCGCCGTAGCGGTCTGCACCGACAACCAGTGA